One stretch of Callospermophilus lateralis isolate mCalLat2 chromosome 11, mCalLat2.hap1, whole genome shotgun sequence DNA includes these proteins:
- the LOC143642295 gene encoding adenylate cyclase type 10-like produces MLYSGFIYRTCVEFICQNENNRILKFQSGIPLGLYSCVAIWYARLQDWDEFHTFSSRAKCLVSRRTPTVLYYGGIVRYLEGQVLYLQKQIEQQLENAQDRGVELLKNLESLVAQNTTGPVFYPGLYYLMTYVCILMGDGQN; encoded by the exons ATGCTCTATTCTG GCTTTATCTATAGAACATGTGTGGAGTTCATATGCCAAAATGAAAACAACAGAATTCTCAAGTTCCAGAGTGGAATCCCCCTGGGACTTTACTCCTGTGTTGCTATCTG GTATGCCAGGCTTCAGGATTGGGATGAATTCCACACGTTTTCCAGCAGAGCCAAATGCCTGGTGTCAAGGAGAACCCCCACAGTTCTTTACTATGGAGGAATTGTCAGGtacctggaggggcaagttctCTATCTGCAGAAGCAAATTGAACAACAGCTGGAGAATGCCCAGGACCGTGGGGTGGAGCTGCTCAAG AACCTGGAGAGTCTTGTGGCTCAGAACACTACTGGCCCAGTCTTCTACCCAGGACTCTACTACCTGATGACCTATGTCTGCATTCTGATGGGAGATGGGCAGAACTGA